The following proteins are encoded in a genomic region of Dyadobacter sp. UC 10:
- a CDS encoding helix-turn-helix domain-containing protein yields MQEDILLQISNKLKEARKNKGVTLQEIADEAGVTKSLVSQIENSRTIPSLPVMLGLIKALDIDLNVFFNDIISKTPGENVLIRRKEDYQPFTKENAKGYYYHRIFSKQFKDNHIDVVLLRLEKDAKRPMVKTNAFEFKYVLQGSVEYTVGKNKYVLRQGDSMFFDANELHNPKCIDGDEVLLLVIYFFHESV; encoded by the coding sequence ATGCAGGAAGACATTCTTTTGCAGATCAGCAACAAATTAAAGGAGGCAAGAAAGAACAAAGGAGTCACCCTTCAGGAAATCGCCGACGAGGCGGGCGTTACCAAAAGCCTGGTTTCCCAAATCGAAAATAGCCGCACCATTCCTTCGCTGCCAGTAATGCTTGGGCTGATCAAAGCTTTGGACATCGATCTGAATGTTTTTTTTAATGATATTATTTCAAAAACACCCGGCGAGAATGTGCTGATACGCAGGAAGGAAGATTACCAGCCCTTCACGAAGGAAAATGCAAAAGGATATTACTACCACCGGATTTTCAGCAAGCAATTCAAAGATAATCACATCGATGTGGTGCTCCTCAGGCTCGAAAAAGATGCGAAGAGGCCAATGGTAAAGACCAATGCATTCGAATTCAAATATGTCCTGCAGGGTTCAGTGGAATATACAGTCGGGAAAAACAAATATGTACTCCGACAGGGCGATTCCATGTTTTTCGATGCCAACGAGTTGCATAACCCCAAATGCATCGATGGCGACGAAGTGCTGCTGCTGGTTATCTACTTCTTTCACGAATCAGTGTAG
- a CDS encoding carboxymuconolactone decarboxylase family protein, with protein sequence MKTRNPTNKIDPATHATVRHLENFMAESMLDKMHYKLIKIRASQINGCAYCIHMHAKAARKMGMSEEKIYLLSVWRETQLYTAEEMAILELTEEVTQIAEHGVSDRVYDHAMSLLGEPYTRLVILAIVTINAWNRIVITDRLLPE encoded by the coding sequence ATGAAAACCAGAAATCCAACCAATAAAATCGATCCTGCCACCCATGCCACCGTGCGCCATCTTGAAAACTTTATGGCCGAAAGCATGTTGGACAAAATGCATTATAAGCTTATCAAAATACGCGCGTCGCAAATAAATGGCTGCGCTTATTGTATTCATATGCACGCCAAAGCAGCGCGAAAAATGGGGATGAGTGAAGAGAAAATATATCTTTTGAGTGTGTGGAGAGAAACTCAGCTTTACACAGCAGAAGAAATGGCAATACTCGAGTTGACCGAAGAAGTAACACAAATAGCCGAGCACGGCGTAAGTGACAGGGTTTATGATCATGCAATGAGTTTGCTCGGTGAGCCTTATACCCGTTTGGTGATACTGGCCATTGTGACGATCAACGCCTGGAACCGTATCGTGATCACGGACCGGTTACTGCCTGAATAG
- a CDS encoding Panacea domain-containing protein has protein sequence MHDAIKVACYFVNLGIVDDVPLTNMKLQKVLYLANGMHLALTEKPLLSDDIQAWRYGPVIPSVYNTFKGWADKPITAPQPSGDLNLDANTQSILLDVWNITKSVDGIKLANWTHLPGSPWDEAVKRALNTTISPDLTKQYFKESFNISTQEA, from the coding sequence ATGCACGACGCAATTAAAGTAGCTTGTTATTTCGTGAATCTGGGCATTGTCGACGACGTGCCGCTTACCAATATGAAACTGCAAAAGGTGCTTTACCTCGCCAACGGAATGCATCTGGCACTTACTGAAAAGCCATTGCTGTCTGACGACATTCAGGCGTGGCGATACGGACCTGTTATACCGTCTGTTTACAATACATTTAAAGGCTGGGCCGACAAGCCGATCACCGCCCCCCAACCGTCAGGCGACCTGAACCTGGACGCCAATACGCAATCAATCCTGCTCGACGTGTGGAACATCACGAAAAGTGTAGACGGCATTAAGCTCGCCAACTGGACACATTTGCCGGGTTCTCCATGGGACGAAGCGGTAAAACGTGCACTGAACACAACGATCAGCCCGGACCTGACAAAACAATATTTCAAAGAATCTTTTAATATCTCAACTCAGGAAGCTTAA
- a CDS encoding GDSL-type esterase/lipase family protein — translation MRSKFLILFLLLAQLTFGQNKLSIVFIGNSITQGKGGANGFPPPTHAVNYLKEQKGVDDVAFVNVGKSGSTTVDWLPGSGKYFILATKAADSLFAKKDHQLIFSMKLGTNDSAIEGPNGAPVAKEDYRKNMQTIISELLGKYPGCKVVVQHPIWYSTNTYNRSKYLEEGLERLKTYIPELDAMVKDYDNTNPGLVFKGDTKAFKYFKKNHLKLFKPENGQQGVFYLHPNEEGVAVLGRYWGKAIAKAVL, via the coding sequence ATGAGATCAAAGTTTTTGATACTATTCCTGCTTTTAGCCCAGCTGACTTTCGGGCAAAACAAGCTTTCCATCGTATTTATTGGAAACAGTATTACCCAGGGGAAAGGAGGCGCTAACGGTTTTCCGCCACCAACGCACGCGGTTAATTATCTCAAAGAGCAAAAGGGAGTTGATGATGTAGCATTTGTCAATGTCGGAAAAAGCGGCTCTACGACGGTGGACTGGCTTCCAGGAAGCGGGAAATACTTCATACTTGCTACAAAGGCTGCCGACAGCCTGTTTGCAAAAAAAGACCATCAGCTTATCTTTTCAATGAAGCTCGGCACGAATGATAGTGCGATCGAAGGTCCAAACGGCGCGCCCGTTGCGAAGGAGGATTACAGGAAAAATATGCAAACTATCATCTCGGAATTGCTGGGGAAATACCCCGGATGCAAAGTAGTAGTGCAGCATCCGATTTGGTACAGTACCAATACCTACAACCGTTCAAAATATCTCGAAGAGGGGCTGGAAAGACTAAAAACCTACATCCCCGAGCTTGATGCGATGGTGAAAGATTACGACAATACAAATCCGGGCCTTGTCTTTAAAGGTGATACCAAAGCATTTAAATACTTTAAAAAAAATCATTTAAAGCTATTTAAGCCGGAAAATGGACAGCAAGGCGTCTTCTATCTGCATCCCAACGAGGAAGGAGTCGCAGTTTTAGGGCGATATTGGGGAAAGGCGATTGCGAAAGCCGTATTGTAA
- a CDS encoding DUF2905 domain-containing protein, which produces MSQATGKYIILIGIAVVAVGIIVYFLSDKLHWLGRLPGDIRVERENFKFYFPITTMLLLSGLLNLIIWIVRRFLG; this is translated from the coding sequence GTGTCACAGGCTACCGGCAAATACATCATATTAATCGGCATCGCAGTGGTGGCAGTCGGTATCATCGTCTATTTTCTGAGTGACAAACTGCATTGGCTGGGCCGGCTTCCGGGGGATATTCGGGTGGAAAGAGAAAACTTCAAGTTTTACTTTCCAATAACTACGATGCTGCTCCTGAGCGGCCTGCTGAACCTGATTATCTGGATCGTAAGGCGGTTTCTGGGGTAG